From the genome of Labrus bergylta chromosome 4, fLabBer1.1, whole genome shotgun sequence, one region includes:
- the LOC136179013 gene encoding tripartite motif-containing protein 16-like — MAQKGVQLDQEAFSCSICLDLLKDPVTVPCGHSYCMNCIKSHWDKEDEKTIYSCPQCRQDFTPRPVLVKSTMLAVLVEELKKTGLQAAPADHCYAGSEDVACDVCTGRKLKAYKSCLQCLASYCEKHLQPHYDSPVFEKHKLVEPSKKLQENVCSRHDEVMKMFCRTDQQSICYLCSVDKHKGHDTVSAAAERSEKQRELEVSRQNIQQRIQDREKDVKLLQQEVEAINGSADKTVGNSEKIFTELIRLMEKRRSDVKQQVRSQQQTEVSRVRELQEKLEQEITELKRKDAELEKLSRTEDHNQFLHNFPSLSPLSESTHSSSIKIRPLRYFEDVTAAVSEVRDKLQDVLREKWTNISQTVTEVDVLLSEPEPEPKTRAEFLKYSCDITLDPNTAQTQLLLSDENRKVTVMCEDQSYSSHPDRFTYWCQVLSKESLTGRCYWEVELSGDSSVAVTYKNISRAGSSDECGFGRNDKSWVLDCYNNRYYFWYNNVRTPVSGPQSSRVGVYLDHRAGILSFYSISETMTLLHRVQTTFTQPLHAGLWFNWSPGDSAELCKLK; from the coding sequence atggcgcagaaaggagttcaactagaccaggaggccttctcttgttccatctgtctggatctcctgaaggatccggtgactgttccctgtggacatagttactgtatgaactgtattaaaagccactgggataaagaggatgaaaagacaatctacagctgccctcagtgtaggcaggacttcacaccgaggcctgttCTGGTGAAAAGCACCATGTTGgcagttttagtggaggagctgaagaagactggactccaagctgctcctgctgatcactgctatgctggatctgaagatgtggcctgtgatgtctgcaccgggaggaaactgaaagcctataagtcctgtctgcagtgtctggcctcttactgtgagaaacaccttcAGCCTCATTATGATTCACCTgtctttgaaaaacacaagctggtggagccctccaagaagctccaggagaacgtctgctctcgtcatgatgaggtgatgaagatgttctgtcgtactgatcagcagtctatctgttatctctgctctgtggacaaacacaaaggtcatgacacagtctcagctgcagcagaaaggagcgagaagcagagagagctcgaggtgagtcgacaaaacatccagcagagaatccaggacagagagaaagatgtgaagctgcttcaacaggaggtggaggctatcaatggctctgctgataaaacagtggggaacagtgagaagatcttcactgagctgatccgtctcatggagaaaagacgctctgatgtgaagcagcaggtcagatcccagcagcaaactgaagtgagtcgagtcagagagcttcaggagaagctggagcaggagatcactgagctgaagaggaaagacgctgaactggagaagctctcacgcacagaagatcacaaccagtttctacacaacttcccctcactgtcaccactcagtgaatctacacactcatccagcatcaagatccgtcctctgaggtactttgaggatgtgacagcggctgtgtcagaagtcagagataaactacaggacgtcctgagagagaaatggacaaacatctcacagacagtgactgaagtggatgttttactgtcagaaccagaaccagagcccaagaccagagctgagttcttaaaatattcatgtgacatcacactggatccaaacacagcacaaacacagctgttattatctgatgagaacagaaaagtaacagtaatgTGTGAAGatcagtcttattctagtcacccagacagattcacttattggtgtcaggtcctgagtaaagagagtctgactggacgttgttactgggaagtggagttgagTGGAGATAGttctgtagcagtcacatacaagaatatcagcagagcagggagctcAGATGAATGTGggtttggacgtaatgacaaatcttgggtgTTAGATTGTTACAACAACAGGTATTACTTTTGGTACAACAATGTCaggactcctgtctcaggtcctcagtcctccagagtaggagtgtacctggatcacagagcaggtattctgtccttctacagcatctctgaaaccatgactctcctccacagagtccagaccacattcactcagcctctacatgctggactctgGTTTAACTGGtctcctggagactctgctgagttgtgtaaactgaagtag
- the LOC136178870 gene encoding presequence protease, mitochondrial-like, with product MYPFSTQNGKDFQNLLSVYLDAAFFPCLREQDFWQEGWRLENENPTDPNSPLVFKGVVFNEMKGAFSDNERVYAQHLQNKLYPDHTYSVVSGGEPLAIPDLTWEQLKQFHATHYHPSNARFFTYGDLPLEQHLKQIEEEALSKFERINPNTEVPPQPHWSSPREDHVTCSPDALAPDPARQNTLCVSYLLGDITDTFEGFTLSLLSSLMISGPNSPFYKALIEPNIGTDFSSVVGYDGSTKEASFSIGLQGMAEEDTERVKQIISQTINDIIESGFEEERIDALLHKIEIQMKHQSTNFGLSLASYIASSWNHDGDPVELLQINDSVAKFKQTLKENPRFLQDKVKHYFKENTHRLTLSMSPDEVYLEKQAKAEEEKLQKKIHALSDSDKKDIYEKGLELLAAQSKTQDASCLPALKVSDIEPTIPVTPVQISTAVGVPVQYCEQPTNGLVYFRAMCSLNTLPEDLRLYVPLFCSVVTKMGCGGLDYRQQSQQMELRTGGMSVSTQVVPDSTQLDMYEQGVLLSSSCLERNLPHMFHLWSDIFNNPHFDEVERLRVLVMMSAQELANGISYSGHMYAMTRAGRHLTPAGDLNETLGGMEQVKFMKRVAELSDLSQVIRTLVRIKKHLLNPDNMRCAINTTPQKMSDTAAQLESFMKDVADNRKERKPVRSTIIERPLDPSDVSGLSRKLISEQNFQPCQMKTFFQLPFPVHFISESIRTVPFSHHDYASLFILARMMTAKFLHGEIREKGGAYGGGARMGGGLFSFYSYRDPNSVQTLSAFRRGVDWAKSGQFTQQDIDEAKLSVFSAVDSPVAPADKGMGRFLSGVTDEMKQNHRERLFAVTHQSLVEVAERYLGVGQRTCGVAILGPENEAIKKDPSWIVK from the exons ATGTATCCGTTCTCAAcccaaaatggaaaagactTCCAGAATCTTCTCTCGGTCTATCTGGATGCAGCTTTCTTCCCGTGTTTACGAGAGCAGGATTTCTG gcaggagggctggaggctggagaatgaaaacccaacagatcccaactcccctctggtctttaaaggagtggtgttcaatgaaatgaaaggggcTTTT tCCGACAACGAGCGCGTGTACGCCCAGCACCTCCAGAACAAGCTGTATCCAGACCACACGTACTCTGTGGTGTCAGGAGGAGAGCCTCTAGCCATCCCTGACCTTACCTGGGAACAGCTCAAGCAGTTCCACGCCACGCATTACCACCCCAGCAACGCCAg GTTCTTCACGTATGGAGATTTGCCTTTGGAGCAGCATCTGAAGCAGATCGAAGAGGAAGCTCTGTCCAAGTTTGAACGCATCAACCCGAACACAGAGGTCCCCCCCCAGCCACACTGGAGCAGCCCT AGAGAGGACCATGTGACCTGCAGCCCTGACGCTCTGGCTCCGGATCCGGCCCGGCAGAACACGCTGTGTGTGAGCTACCTGCTGGGAGA CATCACTGACACATTTGAAGGATTCACCCTCAGCCTGCTGTCGTCTCTCATGATCTCTGGACCCAACTCTCCCTTCTACAAAGCTCTCATCGAACCCAATATAGGAActgacttctcctctgttgtagG ATATGACGGCAGCACCAAAGAGGCGTCGTTCAGTATAGGACTGCAGGGAATGGCCGAGGAGGACACCGAGAGAGTGAAGCAAATCATCAGCCAAACCATCAACGACATCATCGA GAGCGGCTTTGAGGAGGAAAGAATCGACGCTCTCCTGCATAAGATCGAGATCCAGATGAAGCACCAGTCCACAAACTTCGGCCTGTCTCTGGCCTCG taCATTGCGTCATCGTGGAACCACGACGGCGACccggtggagctgctgcagatcaaCGACAGCGTTGCCAAGTTCAAACAGACCCTGAAGGAAAACCCTCGCTTCCTCCAGGACAAAGTCAAGCACTACTTTAAG gagaacacacacagactgaccctGTCCATGAGTCCGGATGAGGTCTACTTGGAGAAACAGGCCAAAGCCGAGGAGGAGAAGCTCCAGAAAAAGATCCATGCTCTGTCAGACAGCGACAAAAAAGACATCTATGAAAAAG gtctggagctgctggctgctcagAGCAAAACGCAGGACGCCTCCTGTTTGCCGGCACTGAAAGTGTCTGACATTGAGCCCACGATCCCTGTTACTCCTGTTCAGATCAGCACAGCAG TCGGCGTACCGGTGCAGTACTGTGAGCAGCCCACCAACGGGCTAGTTTACTTCAGAGCCATGTGCAGTCTCAACACACTGCCGGAGGACCTCAGGCTCTATGTCCCGCTCTTCTGCAGCGTTGTCACCAA gaTGGGCTGTGGAGGTCTGGACTACAGACAACAGTCCCAGCAGATGGAGCTGAGGACTGGGGGCATGTCTGTCTCCACCCAGGTCGTCCCTGACTCCACCCAGCTGGACATGTACGAGCAG ggtgtcctcctgtcctcctcctgcctggagagaaaccttcctcacatgtttcatctgtggagcgacatattcaacaa CCCCCACTTTGACGAGGTGGAGCGCCTGAGagtgctggtgatgatgtcagcacaggAGTTAGCCAATGGGATCTCCTACTCGGGCCACATGTACGCCATGACACGTGCAGGCCGTCACCTGACTCCAGCAGGAGACCTCAATGAGACGCTTGGTGGGATGGAACAG GTGAAGTTTATGAAGAGGGTCGCTGAGTTGTCCGACCTCAGCCAAGTCATCCGAACGCTCGTCAGGATCAAGAAGCATCTTCTCAACCCggacaacatgag GTGTGCGATCAACACTACTCCACAGAAAATGTCGGACACGGCAGCACAGCTGGAGAGCTTCATGAAGGACGTGGCTGACAACAGAAAGGAGCGCAAACCGGTCAGAAGTACTATTATTGAG aggcCTCTCGACCCATCGGATGTCTCGGGGCTGAGCCGGAAACTCATCTCT gaGCAAAACTTCCAGCCGTGTCAGATGAAAACGTTCTTCCAGCTTCCCTTCCCTGTTCACTTTATCAGCGAGAGTATTCGTACGGTACCCTTCTCCCACCACGACTACGCCAG tttgTTCATCTTGGCGAGGATGATGACGGCTAAGTTTCTGCatggagaaatcagggagaagggaggagcctacgggggcggggccaggatgggaggaggtcttttctctttttactcgtACAG GGATCCAAACTCGGTGCAGACCTTGTCTGCGTTTCGTCGAGGTGTGGACTGGGCGAAGTCGGGACAGTTCACCCAGCAGGACATCGATGAAGCTAAACTGTCAGTGTTCTCGGCTGTAGACTCACCTGTGGCCCCCGCGGACAAAG gaatgggtcgcttcctcagcggagtcaccgatgagatgaagcagaatcacagagaaagactttttgctgtcactcaccaaagtctggtggaagtggctgaaag ATACCTCGGCGTCGGTCAGAGGACTTGTGGAGTTGCTATCTTGGGTCCAGAGAACGAGGCGATTAAAAAAGATCCCTCATGGATCGTAAAATAA